A stretch of Myroides oncorhynchi DNA encodes these proteins:
- a CDS encoding PepSY-associated TM helix domain-containing protein: MKSPKKYSFRQLMNDLHLWLGIGSSIILFVVCLTGTIYTFKSEIQSMIAPDMYKLTVVKEEFLPIDELREYVETTYQGKVQRVSISNSQDKPYQFSVGFKDKEKKNETVYLNPYTKEVVGSGKGPGDEFFMTVFKLHRWLLLESEIGRPIVGGATIIFVFLSISGLILWFPKKMKGWKSIKPGFKIKYKANWKRINHDLHNTLGFYTLLIVVIMALTGLCWSFEWYKDGLSKVLGTKVFGGRNEVKPESAFADNKTITLSEAINIANKELPFTSRTISVSIPKDSIGSYEINKNDLARFNESATDRVFIDQYSGAVLKKEVFADKSVGEKISASIKPLHLGDIYGKFSKTIYFIVCLIATTLPVTGIFIWLNKMKKDKKKKV; encoded by the coding sequence ATGAAATCACCGAAGAAATACAGTTTTCGCCAATTAATGAACGACCTACATTTATGGTTAGGTATAGGTAGTTCTATTATCCTTTTTGTCGTATGCCTTACAGGTACGATATATACATTTAAGAGTGAAATACAGTCTATGATAGCTCCTGATATGTATAAATTAACTGTAGTGAAAGAAGAGTTTTTGCCTATTGATGAATTAAGAGAATATGTGGAGACTACATATCAGGGTAAAGTACAGAGAGTAAGTATTTCAAACAGTCAGGACAAACCTTATCAATTCTCTGTAGGGTTTAAGGATAAAGAAAAAAAGAATGAAACTGTTTATCTAAATCCATATACTAAAGAGGTAGTGGGAAGTGGTAAAGGACCAGGTGATGAGTTTTTTATGACTGTATTCAAATTACATAGATGGTTATTATTAGAAAGTGAAATTGGTCGTCCTATCGTAGGAGGTGCAACTATCATTTTTGTGTTCTTATCTATTTCGGGCTTGATTCTTTGGTTTCCAAAGAAGATGAAAGGGTGGAAGAGTATTAAACCAGGCTTTAAAATAAAATATAAAGCGAACTGGAAGCGTATCAATCACGATTTACATAATACACTTGGATTTTATACTTTACTGATTGTTGTGATTATGGCGTTGACAGGATTGTGTTGGTCTTTTGAGTGGTATAAAGATGGATTAAGCAAGGTATTGGGAACTAAAGTTTTTGGAGGTCGAAATGAAGTGAAACCTGAGTCAGCTTTTGCAGATAATAAAACGATTACCTTATCTGAGGCTATCAATATAGCTAATAAAGAATTGCCTTTTACAAGTAGAACTATTTCTGTTTCTATTCCTAAAGATTCTATAGGAAGTTATGAGATTAATAAAAATGACTTGGCTCGTTTTAATGAAAGTGCTACTGACAGAGTGTTTATTGATCAATATAGTGGAGCTGTACTAAAGAAAGAAGTGTTTGCAGATAAATCAGTTGGAGAGAAGATATCAGCCTCTATTAAACCTTTACACCTTGGAGATATCTATGGTAAGTTCTCTAAAACTATTTATTTCATAGTCTGTTTAATAGCAACTACTTTACCTGTCACAGGAATCTTCATTTGGCTGAATAAGATGAAGAAAGATAAGAAAAAGAAAGTATAA
- a CDS encoding BrxA/BrxB family bacilliredoxin translates to MYPEEIVKPMRQELVEAGFESLHTGEEVEAALQKAGTTLVVVNSVCGCAARNARPAAVMSLQGDKKPSNIITVFAGVDKDAVDVARKHMFPFPPSSPAMALFKDGELVHMLERHHIEGATADAIAENLKDAYTEFC, encoded by the coding sequence ATGTACCCAGAAGAAATAGTAAAACCAATGCGTCAAGAATTAGTTGAGGCAGGATTTGAATCATTACATACAGGAGAAGAAGTAGAAGCGGCTTTACAAAAAGCAGGTACTACACTAGTAGTTGTGAACTCAGTATGTGGATGTGCAGCTCGTAATGCACGCCCAGCAGCAGTTATGAGTTTACAAGGAGATAAGAAACCAAGTAACATCATCACTGTATTTGCAGGAGTAGATAAGGATGCTGTAGACGTAGCACGTAAACACATGTTCCCGTTCCCTCCATCATCACCAGCTATGGCGTTATTCAAAGATGGTGAGTTAGTTCACATGTTAGAAAGACATCACATCGAAGGGGCTACTGCAGATGCAATAGCAGAAAACCTAAAAGATGCTTATACAGAATTCTGTTAA